In Quercus lobata isolate SW786 chromosome 12, ValleyOak3.0 Primary Assembly, whole genome shotgun sequence, a genomic segment contains:
- the LOC115970260 gene encoding uncharacterized protein LOC115970260, with translation MEGWNMLRMLSSKPKLPWCCLGDFNELLEVQEKKGGVPRAHYLMQNFRDALDHCGFADLGFSGPDFTWHGRRRGEWIWERLDRGVANYEWLNRFPTGRVKHLNCFTSDHRPILLSLDAANEFQKWRRKPFRFEAMWMSDPECKEVVKRAWDCTPNGTPMFVAATKIKRCKKRLKSWNRVHFGNVKQQIKKTKDQLWQAEAVSARTGEHEDVVRLKKELNILYDKEEKMWHQRSRVQWLQHGDQNTKFFHGTATQRKRKNFIKGLRDGNGDWVLDGVEAVVTEAMSEDLMRPFTSEELGVAIKEMAPLKAPGPDGMPPLFYQTYWTDIGMDVTQAILSCLNSRSILKSINHTFITLIPKVPNPERVSDFRPISLCNVIYKIISKVIANRLKPLLNSIISETQSAFIADRLITDNILIAFESLHHMKNSCTGKKGFMAMKSTLEECTKIQELLAYYEVASGQVINKEKTTLYFSRNTDEATQEALKVALNVLAIRHYEKYLGLPSFVGRNKTACFTQIKERIWGRMQGWKEKLLSQAGREVMIKAVVQSIPVYSMNVFKLPMGLCKDIEAMIRKFWWGSGDAKKIQWVKWSSLCSSKSIGGMGFRDFQKFNNALLAKQVWCLLHHRESLLFKVFSAKYFPNGNILEASVHPKCSYAWQSILQARGVIEKGAIWRVGNDQLIDVWHHRWLPDLNHSKIISPRASSSVQRVCDLFLPDTRIWDPGRLASCFLPWEAEMVSRIQVCGEGAEDALIWPLTSDGAYSVNSAYRMLVSAEASLMPSSSTSDESGLCDQSRSVWTSIPEFCLLVQKKCRTFFDLLGELFSGGSSFRIAFFATVAWCLWQRRNRLRERQPVWPLHELGDRAKALVMEYEEVNWQEQSVSIPRPRVRWSPPPADWYKANFDATFSTESGSAAIGVVFRDQAGQVIAALCQNLGQVQSVDMAEALAAQRAVTFARELSLFNIIVEGDCLHVIQALQRLDPCNLLFWHIIDETKRMGQLLRGCRFQHVRREGNSLAYSLAKKAVLTADMEVWVEDLPEEVADVFQSDCS, from the exons ATGGAGGGTTGGAATATGTTACGTATGCTGAGTTCAAAACCAAAGCTTCCATGGTGTTGCTTAggagattttaatgagttgCTTGAAGTGCAAGAGAAGAAAGGTGGGGTACCTCGGGCTCACTACTTGATGCAAAATTTTCGTGATGCATTGGACCATTGTGGGTTTGCTGATTTGGGGTTTTCGGGACCGGATTTCACTTGGCATGGTAGGCGAAGAGGAGAGTGGATATGGGAAAGATTGGACAGGGGGGTTGCAAATTATGAATGGTTGAATCGGTTCCCTACAGGTAGGGTGAAGcatttgaattgttttacaTCAGACCATAGGCCAATTCTTCTGTCCTTGGATGCTGCAAATGAGTTCCAAAAGTGGCGCAGGAAGCCCTTCCGGTTTGAAGCAATGTGGATGTCAGATCCTGAGTGCAAAGAAGTGGTCAAAAGGGCTTGGGATTGTACTCCTAATGGTACTCCCATGTTCGTTGCTGCCACAAAAATTAAGAGATGTAAGAAACGTTTGAAGTCTTGGAATAGGGTCCACTTTGGTAATGTAAAACAGCAGATAAAGAAAACTAAGGACCAGCTGTGGCAAGCTGAAGCAGTTTCGGCCAGAACTGGGGAGCATGAGGATGTGGTGCGGCTTAAGAAAgaattgaatattttatatgATAAAGAGGAGAAGATGTGGCATCAACGGTCCAGGGTTCAGTGGTTGCAACATGGTGATCAAAATACAAAGTTCTTTCATGGGACTGCTACacaaaggaagaggaagaattTCATTAAGGGTTTGCGTGATGGGAATGGGGATTG GGTTTTGGATGGGGTTGAAGCTGTGGTAACTGAGGCGATGAGCGAAGATCTTATGAGACCTTTTACCAGTGAAGAGTTGGGAGTGGCAATCAAGGAAATGGCTCCGCTCAAAGCTCCTGGTCCAGATGGTATGCCGCCCTTGTTTTATCAAACTTATTGGACTGATATAGGTATGGATGTTACTCAGGCTATTTTATCTTGTCTAAATTCGAGGTCCATCCTCAAGTCTATAAATCATACCTTTATTACTCTGATTCCTAAAGTTCCTAATCCTGAAAGAGTTTCGGATTTTAGACCCATAAGTTTGTGCAATGTGATTTATAAGATCATAAGTAAGGTGATTGCCAATCGCCTCAAGCCTTTGCTTAATTCCATTATTTCTGAGACTCAGAGTGCCTTCATTGCTGATAGATTGATTAcagataatattttaattgcttttGAATCTCTGCATCATATGAAGAATAGCTGCACAGGGAAGAAAGGTTTTATGGCTATGAA GTCTACTTTAGAAGAATGCACTAAAATTCAAGAGCTATTGGCCTACTATGAGGTAGCTTCAGGGCAAGTGATCAATAAGGAGAAAACCACTCTTTACTTTAGCAGAAACACAGATGAGGCAACTCAAGAAGCTCTAAAAGTGGCCCTGAATGTCCTTGCTATTAGacattatgagaaatatttgggcTTACCTTCTTTTGTTGGAAGGAACAAGACGGCATGTTTCactcaaatcaaagaaaggataTGGGGTCGTATGCAAGGATGGAAGGAAAAGTTGTTGTCTCAAGCAGGGAGGGAGGTTATGATTAAGGCAGTGGTTCAATCTATTCCAGTTTACTCAATGAATGTGTTCAAGCTTCCGATGGGTCTCTGTAAAGATATTGAAGCCATGATTCGTAAGTTTTGGTGGGGAAGTGGTGATGCGAAGAAAATTCAGTGGGTTAAGTGGAGTTCTTTATGCTCTTCAAAATCAATTGGAGGCATGGGATTTCGGGATTTCCAAAAGTTTAATAATGCATTGTTGGCTAAACAAGTGTGGTGCCTTCTTCATCATCGAGAATCCCTTCTTTTCAAAGTGTTTAGTGCTAAATATTTTCCGAATGGGAATATTCTTGAGGCTTCAGTTCATCCTAAATGTTCTTATGCTTGGCAGAGTATTTTACAAGCTCGTGGGGTTATTGAGAAAGGGGCAATATGGAGGGTTGGCAATGACCAACTGATTGATGTGTGGCATCATAGGTGGCTGCCTGATTTGAACCATAGCAAGATCATATCTCCAAGAGCTAGTTCATCAGTTCAGCGAGTCTGTGACTTATTCCTCCCTGATACTAGAATTTGGGACCCGGGTCGACTAGCGAGTTGCTTTCTTCCATGGGAGGCAGAGATGGTGAGTAGGATTCAGGTTTGCGGGGAAGGGGCTGAAGATGCTTTGATTTGGCCTCTAACCAGTGATGGTGCGTATAGTGTCAATAGTGCTTACCGGATGTTGGTTTCTGCTGAAGCTTCTCTTATGCCGAGCTCATCAACTTCAGATGAAAGTGGTCTG TGCGATCAATCTCGCTCGGTCTGGACGTCAATCCCAGAGTTCTGCTTGCTGGTTCAGAAGAAGTGTCGAACTTTCTTTGATCTTTTAGGGGAGCTTTTCAGTGGTGGATCAAGTTTTAGGATTGCCTTCTTTGCCACGGTGGCTTGGTGTTTATGGCAACGTCGAAATCGGTTGCGGGAACGTCAACCTGTTTGGCCGCTGCATGAGCTGGGTGATCGGGCCAAGGCATTGGTGATGGAATATGAGGAGGTGAATTGGCAGGAGCAGAGTGTGTCTATTCCACGGCCTAGAGTGCGTTGGTCTCCACCACCTGCAGATTGGTACAAAGCAAACTTTGATGCTACTTTTTCCACAGAATCGGGGTCAGCTGCGATTGGTGTTGTGTTTAGAGATCAAGCTGGGCAAGTCATTGCTGCTCTATGCCAGAATTTGGGCCAGGTTCAATCGGTGGATATGGCTGAGGCTTTGGCAGCTCAGAGGGCAGTGACATTTGCAAGGGAGCTGAGTTTGTTTAATATTATAGTTGAAGGTGATTGTCTCCACGTTATTCAGGCTTTGCAGCGTCTAGACCCTTGTAATCTGTTGTTTTGGCATATCATTGATGAGACTAAGAGGATGGGTCAGTTGTTGAGAGGCTGTAGGTTTCAGCATGTTAGGCGGGAAGGGAATAGCTTAGCGTATAGTCTAGCTAAAAAAGCAGTTTTAACTGCAGACATGGAGGTTTGGGTAGAAGATCTACCTGAGGAGGTGGCTGATGTTTTTCAGTCTGATTGCTCCTGA